The following are from one region of the Paenibacillus sp. KS-LC4 genome:
- a CDS encoding 1,4-dihydroxy-6-naphthoate synthase, translating into MKIAFSPCPNDTFVFHAWAHGLIPDAPELEITYADIDITNRLAASGDSPLDVLKISYAALPWVLEDYALLPCGGALGRGCGPLVLTAGTRTDAAALSGKRVAVPSDRSTAYLLFRLWAAKHVPGGVGDIVIMPFHEIMPAVRDGHIDAGLVIHEARFTYPSFGLSMMTDLGSWWEADTGLPIPLGAIIARRSLDLPSITKWIQASVAYAWANPEAPREYVMQHAQEMDAAVAKAHIDLYVNDFTANLGDSGYEAIAMLLNRAAQEGLVPAIDPELLKFQP; encoded by the coding sequence ATGAAAATCGCTTTTTCTCCATGTCCGAACGATACTTTCGTCTTTCACGCTTGGGCACACGGGCTTATCCCTGATGCACCTGAGCTGGAAATTACGTATGCCGATATCGACATAACCAATCGCCTGGCAGCCAGCGGCGACAGCCCGCTTGATGTGCTGAAAATTTCCTACGCTGCCCTCCCATGGGTGCTGGAGGATTATGCCCTGCTTCCATGCGGCGGTGCGCTCGGCAGAGGCTGCGGCCCACTCGTCTTGACAGCCGGAACCCGCACAGATGCGGCAGCGTTGTCAGGCAAACGCGTGGCGGTGCCAAGCGACCGTTCCACTGCATATTTGCTATTCAGGCTTTGGGCCGCTAAGCATGTTCCAGGAGGGGTAGGCGATATCGTCATCATGCCATTCCATGAAATTATGCCGGCCGTTCGCGACGGACATATTGATGCTGGCCTTGTCATTCATGAGGCGCGTTTCACGTATCCAAGCTTTGGCCTATCCATGATGACGGATCTGGGCAGCTGGTGGGAAGCCGACACGGGACTGCCTATACCGCTTGGAGCTATTATTGCCCGCCGCTCACTCGACCTGCCTTCCATCACGAAGTGGATTCAGGCTTCAGTCGCTTATGCATGGGCGAATCCCGAGGCGCCTCGCGAATACGTCATGCAGCATGCCCAAGAGATGGACGCAGCCGTCGCGAAGGCGCACATTGATCTATACGTCAATGACTTCACTGCCAATCTTGGCGATAGCGGATATGAGGCGATTGCAATGCTGCTAAACCGCGCTGCACAGGAAGGGCTCGTTCCTGCCATTGATCCTGAGCTGCTGAAATTTCAGCCTTAG
- a CDS encoding futalosine hydrolase, giving the protein MDAGPNILIMTPVTAEKDAVCLGLQNNPRFHVTEAGVGPAEAAVRTTLALTRGSYELVICMGIAGGFEGRAAVGSLVIADAIIAADLGAETQDGFSSLDTLGFGTSTIAANVQAAAIAAALAQAGLAAALAPILTLSTVTGTAATAQVLSERFPRAAAEAMEGFGVASAAQSFGIPVLEIRAISNAVGPRDRSAWRIGEALQALEAAGSTLLEVLV; this is encoded by the coding sequence ATGGATGCTGGCCCAAATATTTTAATTATGACCCCAGTCACCGCCGAGAAGGATGCGGTGTGCCTTGGCTTGCAAAACAACCCGCGCTTTCATGTGACAGAGGCAGGAGTTGGCCCAGCGGAAGCCGCTGTCCGTACGACACTTGCTCTCACGCGGGGCAGCTACGAGCTCGTCATTTGCATGGGCATCGCCGGAGGATTCGAGGGCCGGGCGGCCGTGGGCTCGCTTGTCATTGCCGATGCTATCATTGCCGCCGATCTCGGAGCAGAGACACAAGACGGCTTCAGCAGTCTCGACACACTCGGCTTCGGTACTTCTACGATAGCGGCTAATGTACAAGCCGCAGCTATAGCCGCAGCACTGGCTCAGGCTGGGCTTGCTGCAGCACTTGCTCCCATTTTAACGTTGTCGACCGTTACTGGAACTGCCGCCACCGCCCAGGTGCTGAGCGAGCGCTTTCCTCGCGCAGCAGCTGAAGCGATGGAAGGCTTTGGCGTTGCTTCAGCTGCACAAAGCTTCGGCATTCCTGTTCTTGAAATACGCGCCATTTCGAATGCTGTCGGTCCAAGGGACCGGAGCGCATGGCGAATTGGCGAAGCTTTGCAGGCTTTGGAAGCTGCGGGCTCCACATTATTGGAGGTGCTTGTATGA
- a CDS encoding lactonase family protein, with amino-acid sequence MSVHNERVVVFVGSYAEAAASGVYAYAFDEKEGRLSLLDEVSGLKNPTFLNVDIPSKRLYAIAEGVSAAGAKVGDAVAFAIETDKISLTELNRSEAITAPACHIQRDPSNRYLLLSSYHGGRISLVALTDNGEVGELLDIAQHTGVGQHPERQNQPHPHSIQFSPDGRYLFSPDLGIDRIMAYRIDHQASKLVFHGETLLHAGAGPRHMAFHPNGQFAYVINEVDSTITSFRYDAEAGTLATLATVPTLPSDFDGENTCAEIAVSEDGKYVYGSNRGHDSFVVYAINEADGKLTLAGHVPIEGGHPRHFAFVQGGEYIIAANRDTNNLAVFRIDAATGLPVYTGHSVTVSGPVYVQPVLV; translated from the coding sequence GTGTCTGTACATAATGAACGAGTTGTCGTATTTGTCGGGTCCTATGCAGAGGCTGCGGCAAGCGGCGTATATGCGTATGCTTTTGATGAAAAGGAAGGAAGGCTTTCGCTGCTGGATGAAGTATCCGGCCTTAAAAATCCTACGTTTCTGAATGTGGATATTCCAAGCAAGAGGCTGTATGCCATTGCAGAAGGAGTATCCGCAGCAGGCGCCAAAGTCGGCGATGCTGTAGCTTTTGCCATCGAAACCGATAAAATATCATTGACCGAGCTTAACCGCAGCGAAGCCATTACGGCTCCGGCCTGCCACATTCAACGCGATCCATCCAATCGCTACTTGCTGCTGTCAAGCTACCATGGCGGCAGAATCAGCCTTGTTGCGCTGACGGACAATGGCGAGGTGGGAGAGCTGCTGGATATCGCTCAGCATACGGGAGTCGGTCAGCACCCGGAGCGCCAAAATCAGCCGCATCCGCACAGCATCCAATTCAGCCCGGACGGCCGCTACCTGTTCTCGCCGGATCTAGGCATTGACCGCATTATGGCCTATCGCATTGATCATCAAGCGAGCAAGCTGGTTTTCCATGGGGAGACCTTGCTTCATGCAGGCGCAGGCCCGAGGCATATGGCTTTTCACCCTAATGGGCAATTTGCCTACGTAATTAATGAGGTGGATTCGACGATTACTTCGTTCCGTTACGATGCTGAGGCAGGCACGCTTGCGACGCTTGCAACCGTTCCAACATTGCCGTCTGATTTTGATGGTGAAAATACATGTGCTGAAATTGCCGTTTCCGAGGATGGCAAATATGTATATGGCTCAAATCGCGGGCACGACAGCTTCGTAGTGTACGCCATTAATGAAGCAGACGGCAAGCTTACCCTAGCCGGTCATGTGCCAATTGAGGGCGGGCATCCACGCCATTTTGCTTTTGTGCAGGGCGGCGAATATATCATCGCGGCTAACCGCGATACGAATAATTTGGCTGTATTCCGCATAGATGCGGCAACAGGACTGCCTGTGTATACTGGACATTCCGTTACGGTATCTGGACCCGTGTATGTGCAGCCAGTGTTAGTATAG
- a CDS encoding aminoglycoside phosphotransferase family protein — protein sequence MKWPSAWVQTVKSVHGERGEIWLAELDLLLASCAERWELRLADHTPYELTFNLVLPALRKDGSEAVLKLGVPSGESRTELAALQLYEGRGAVRLLASDAERGVMLLERLRPGQLLAEVTDDAAAVRIAAEVMRKLAVPAADALAVGEAAGGVSFPTALHWARGLERLRQRYDGGTGPLPEPLVRQAQLTFDQLFATGKSEPQLLLHGDLHQGNILSAMRDGETSASWLAIDPKGVIGEAAYGVIPLLMNQLPHTRAERIELLRHRIDILSEALNLKRERVLAYGFSHMVLSAAWCVEDGVGDHAAALETAACFADLQRPSS from the coding sequence ATGAAATGGCCATCAGCATGGGTACAGACTGTCAAAAGCGTACATGGAGAACGCGGAGAGATATGGCTGGCTGAGCTGGATTTGCTGCTGGCAAGCTGTGCAGAGCGATGGGAGCTTCGGCTGGCGGATCACACGCCATACGAGCTGACCTTTAATCTGGTGCTTCCGGCACTGAGGAAGGACGGGAGCGAGGCTGTGCTGAAGCTGGGCGTGCCGTCAGGAGAAAGCCGGACGGAGCTGGCAGCGCTTCAGCTATATGAAGGGCGCGGAGCGGTTCGCCTGCTGGCATCGGATGCGGAGCGCGGCGTTATGCTGCTGGAGCGGCTGAGGCCGGGACAGCTGCTCGCGGAGGTGACGGACGATGCGGCGGCCGTCCGCATCGCTGCGGAAGTAATGCGTAAGCTGGCTGTGCCAGCAGCGGACGCATTAGCTGTAGGGGAAGCGGCTGGAGGCGTAAGCTTCCCGACGGCTCTGCATTGGGCGCGCGGGCTGGAGCGGCTGCGCCAGCGCTATGATGGCGGCACCGGGCCGTTGCCGGAGCCGCTCGTCCGGCAGGCGCAGCTGACCTTCGATCAGCTATTCGCAACGGGCAAGAGCGAGCCGCAGCTGCTGCTGCATGGCGACCTTCATCAGGGCAATATTTTGTCCGCCATGCGTGATGGGGAAACGTCTGCGAGCTGGCTCGCGATTGATCCCAAAGGTGTCATTGGCGAAGCGGCTTATGGCGTCATTCCGCTGCTGATGAATCAGCTGCCCCATACACGGGCGGAGCGAATCGAGCTGCTGCGTCATCGGATTGATATCCTCAGTGAGGCTCTGAACCTCAAACGGGAGCGAGTTCTTGCCTATGGCTTCAGCCATATGGTGCTATCTGCGGCATGGTGCGTCGAGGATGGGGTTGGTGATCATGCTGCTGCTCTTGAAACAGCTGCTTGCTTTGCAGATTTGCAGCGCCCTTCATCCTGA
- a CDS encoding ABC transporter ATP-binding protein, with protein sequence MLRVEGLSHAFMNGTETTQVLQQINFRVNKGDMVALLGSSGSGKSTLLNLMAGLMKPTEGSIYIADHNIVNMNENKLAEFRREHIGFIFQAYELIPNLTVRENIELPLVFQSTRPSIRKQKALKLLEQVGIPDKGEMFPSQLSGGQQQRVSIARSLITEPSVIFADEPTGNLDTKTEEEILAILKHLNKTMNTTFIIVTHEREVAQQTQHIITLRDGLLEKSSPVVELEKLPEEEAVH encoded by the coding sequence TTGCTTCGAGTAGAGGGCTTGTCCCATGCATTTATGAACGGAACTGAGACGACGCAGGTTCTTCAACAGATCAACTTTCGCGTAAATAAAGGGGATATGGTTGCGCTGCTCGGCAGCTCAGGCTCGGGAAAGTCGACGCTGCTGAATTTGATGGCGGGACTGATGAAGCCGACGGAGGGCAGCATTTACATTGCCGATCACAATATCGTAAATATGAATGAAAACAAGCTGGCGGAGTTTCGTCGTGAGCATATCGGGTTTATTTTTCAAGCGTATGAGCTTATTCCGAACTTGACGGTTCGTGAAAATATCGAGCTACCGCTCGTGTTTCAATCGACACGCCCTTCGATTCGCAAGCAGAAGGCGCTAAAGCTGCTGGAGCAGGTCGGCATACCGGATAAAGGGGAAATGTTTCCCTCCCAGCTGTCAGGCGGTCAGCAGCAGCGTGTCAGTATTGCGCGCTCGCTCATTACAGAGCCATCGGTCATTTTCGCTGATGAGCCAACGGGAAATTTGGATACGAAGACGGAAGAGGAGATTTTGGCCATTCTCAAGCATTTGAACAAGACGATGAACACGACCTTTATTATCGTCACGCATGAGCGCGAGGTTGCACAGCAGACCCAGCACATTATTACGCTTCGCGATGGGCTGCTGGAAAAATCGTCGCCTGTTGTCGAGTTAGAGAAGCTTCCGGAAGAGGAGGCTGTCCATTGA
- a CDS encoding ABC transporter permease, protein MRVSDLTRLSWDQVRRRKVVTMLCAAGLSIGCAAIILAMSIGESTQKIVETQLTSYLKMDEITVMPDNGASAGPGSQSTASDEVKNRGKLSDQKVEIMRNIKHVKAVAAMQQLSYMQMTTTDDKQAYAEIIGTDLFSLEAFGNTYWQGSASDAPNSVVVSYGTTLGLMNQEEQNKLFEAMNLNPGDPALQEQYKAMMTTPSALYQKQIQLVNFDQDGKRKISESLRVVGVLKKPKGVSDMQISNDRKIYVSIETANRLREQLSQSSEEKTANDIYNQVTVKVDAEENVKQVEEQIKKLTLNTQSNLLQKERLEEQFAVFKSIAVGAGVFILIIASISIIVAMTMSTYQRRRQIGIMKVLGANLAQIRNMFIVEAALLGVLGGLLGVLFSYWIVWGINALILSMSTGEENMSIFIPLTAIPVGLAFAVMTGIISGIYPAVSASRTDALTAIKRD, encoded by the coding sequence TTGAGAGTAAGCGATCTTACGAGGCTGTCATGGGATCAGGTCAGACGGCGCAAAGTCGTTACCATGCTGTGTGCAGCCGGCCTGTCGATTGGCTGTGCCGCTATTATTTTGGCGATGAGCATTGGGGAATCTACGCAGAAAATTGTCGAAACTCAGCTCACGAGCTATTTGAAAATGGATGAAATTACGGTTATGCCGGATAATGGTGCTTCCGCTGGTCCCGGAAGTCAAAGCACGGCAAGCGATGAAGTAAAAAATCGGGGCAAGCTTTCTGATCAAAAGGTTGAAATTATGCGCAATATTAAGCATGTCAAGGCTGTAGCGGCTATGCAGCAGCTGAGCTATATGCAAATGACGACCACGGACGATAAGCAGGCGTATGCCGAAATTATTGGTACGGATTTGTTCAGTCTGGAAGCCTTCGGCAATACGTACTGGCAGGGCTCGGCATCAGATGCTCCAAACTCTGTCGTTGTAAGCTACGGTACGACGCTGGGATTAATGAATCAAGAAGAGCAAAATAAGCTCTTTGAAGCTATGAATCTTAACCCGGGCGATCCAGCACTGCAAGAACAATACAAGGCGATGATGACTACACCATCCGCCTTGTACCAGAAGCAGATTCAGCTGGTGAACTTTGATCAGGACGGCAAGAGAAAGATCAGTGAGAGCCTTCGAGTTGTAGGGGTTCTGAAGAAGCCCAAAGGCGTATCCGACATGCAAATTTCCAATGACCGCAAAATTTACGTTTCCATTGAAACGGCTAACAGGCTGCGGGAGCAGCTATCGCAAAGCAGCGAGGAGAAGACGGCTAACGATATCTACAATCAAGTTACGGTTAAGGTGGACGCGGAGGAAAATGTGAAGCAGGTGGAGGAGCAAATTAAGAAGCTCACCTTGAACACCCAATCCAACCTATTGCAAAAAGAGCGCCTAGAGGAGCAGTTCGCTGTGTTCAAAAGCATCGCAGTAGGCGCAGGCGTATTCATCCTCATTATTGCTTCCATTTCCATTATTGTAGCCATGACGATGTCCACCTACCAACGGCGCCGTCAAATCGGCATTATGAAGGTGCTCGGCGCCAATCTGGCGCAAATCCGCAATATGTTTATTGTAGAGGCAGCCCTGCTTGGGGTGCTTGGCGGACTGCTTGGCGTGTTATTTTCATATTGGATCGTATGGGGAATTAATGCCCTTATTTTATCAATGTCAACTGGCGAGGAAAATATGTCTATCTTTATTCCATTGACCGCTATTCCGGTCGGATTGGCGTTTGCCGTGATGACGGGCATTATATCGGGGATTTATCCGGCAGTCAGCGCTTCGCGTACCGATGCATTGACCGCAATTAAGAGAGATTAG
- a CDS encoding efflux RND transporter periplasmic adaptor subunit, whose protein sequence is MKKKIKWIIIGIVLIGISVVLYSMSKPPEMLDMSGDSQAITFQVTKETLVNTIQVKGKSLYEQETSVYAPFSSKVTQWKVKDGQQVKKGEVLFALDQTELQNQITQEEAELHKADLEAQLQAFVTNTEDELGMLEGTEVERKKALVAKEIARLTQELNDVKESIGRKALTQKRLKLNESQYRSPGDGIFLFDQAAKQLQAVGDNQLIGKIVDLNKLQFIALVGEQDVFRIKSDMQVKVKMTAMKDIVLDGKVLRVSKFAKSGTDQNSLNKAAEFEVVISLEPSEYLIAGLSLTGDIETSRKENALALPSIAIMSDQASSYVMLEKGAGQYERQDIKVGMSAGDKVEVLEGLKEGDVVALQ, encoded by the coding sequence ATGAAGAAAAAGATTAAATGGATCATCATCGGTATTGTTCTAATCGGAATAAGCGTGGTGCTGTACTCCATGTCGAAGCCGCCGGAGATGCTCGATATGTCGGGTGATTCACAGGCCATTACATTTCAGGTGACTAAGGAGACGCTTGTCAATACGATTCAGGTAAAGGGCAAGTCGCTATATGAGCAGGAAACGTCAGTCTATGCACCGTTCAGCTCCAAGGTGACACAATGGAAGGTGAAGGACGGACAGCAGGTAAAAAAGGGCGAGGTATTGTTCGCGCTTGACCAGACCGAGCTGCAAAATCAGATTACGCAGGAGGAAGCTGAGCTTCATAAGGCTGATCTAGAGGCACAGCTGCAAGCCTTCGTTACGAATACAGAAGATGAGCTTGGCATGCTAGAGGGTACGGAGGTTGAGCGCAAGAAGGCGCTGGTTGCCAAGGAGATTGCCCGTTTGACGCAGGAGTTGAACGATGTGAAGGAGTCGATTGGGCGCAAAGCGCTGACGCAAAAACGGCTGAAGCTGAATGAATCCCAGTATCGTTCGCCGGGCGATGGCATTTTTCTATTTGATCAAGCGGCTAAGCAGCTGCAGGCTGTTGGCGACAACCAGTTAATCGGTAAAATTGTAGATTTGAACAAGCTGCAATTCATTGCCCTTGTCGGGGAACAGGATGTGTTCCGTATCAAGTCGGACATGCAGGTCAAAGTGAAGATGACAGCGATGAAGGATATTGTGCTTGACGGCAAAGTGTTGCGGGTATCCAAATTTGCGAAAAGCGGCACCGATCAAAACAGCCTCAATAAAGCTGCGGAATTCGAGGTTGTCATTTCGCTTGAGCCGAGCGAATATTTAATCGCAGGATTGTCGCTTACCGGCGACATTGAGACGAGCCGTAAGGAGAACGCATTGGCTCTCCCGTCCATTGCTATTATGAGCGATCAGGCTTCGTCCTATGTCATGCTGGAAAAAGGCGCAGGCCAATATGAGCGTCAGGACATCAAGGTCGGAATGTCAGCGGGAGACAAGGTGGAGGTGCTGGAGGGCTTGAAGGAAGGCGACGTTGTGGCCTTGCAATAA
- a CDS encoding cation diffusion facilitator family transporter has product MDTKNKHQQAAGQQCNPTRDHAHTHDHPEHDGHQGDHAHSHSEGEQHNHDHSHDNHDHDHSHGDHHGHHHGHDHSHGPGGHHHFDMNGNKVGLIIALSITVGIMFLEFFGGLITGSLALLADSGHMLSDVSALILSLVAVWFASKPASKTKTYGFYRFEILAALFNGIALFVIAGFIVWEAYHRLFDPPAVASGSMMLIALVGLLANLASAWALIRKGDVHNNLNVRSAYLHVLSDALGSVGAVLAGLLIYLFDWNIADPIISVIVSVLILRSAWNIIKQTLHILMEGTPPSIDHEKVKQVLANIEGVIDVHDLHIWTITSGLDSLSCHLLVEDDRDSQTILQQALGRIEQQFGISHTTIQIEKSQIQHSEMKV; this is encoded by the coding sequence ATGGATACGAAGAACAAGCATCAGCAAGCGGCTGGGCAGCAGTGCAATCCAACACGCGATCATGCTCACACCCATGACCACCCAGAGCATGACGGTCATCAAGGAGATCATGCTCACAGTCACAGCGAAGGGGAGCAGCATAATCACGACCACAGTCACGACAATCATGACCACGACCACAGCCATGGGGACCATCATGGCCATCACCACGGACACGACCATTCGCATGGTCCGGGCGGACACCATCATTTTGATATGAACGGTAATAAGGTCGGCTTGATCATTGCCCTGTCGATTACAGTCGGCATTATGTTTCTAGAATTTTTCGGCGGCTTAATCACGGGCAGTCTCGCGCTGCTGGCTGATTCCGGTCATATGCTGAGCGATGTGAGCGCGCTCATACTCAGCTTGGTTGCCGTCTGGTTCGCTAGCAAGCCCGCTTCCAAGACGAAAACCTACGGCTTTTACCGCTTCGAAATTTTAGCTGCGTTGTTCAACGGTATTGCGCTGTTCGTCATAGCCGGGTTTATTGTTTGGGAGGCTTATCACCGTTTATTCGATCCTCCTGCTGTAGCCAGCGGCTCCATGATGCTCATTGCGCTTGTCGGCCTGCTGGCGAATTTGGCTAGTGCATGGGCTTTAATACGCAAAGGCGACGTTCATAACAACTTGAATGTACGCAGCGCATACCTGCATGTTCTGAGTGATGCCTTAGGCTCGGTTGGCGCAGTGCTCGCGGGGCTGCTCATCTATTTGTTCGACTGGAACATCGCTGATCCCATTATATCGGTAATTGTGTCGGTGCTTATTTTGCGCAGTGCCTGGAATATTATTAAGCAAACTCTTCATATTCTCATGGAGGGCACACCGCCATCCATTGATCACGAGAAGGTGAAGCAGGTGCTTGCAAATATCGAAGGCGTTATAGATGTGCATGATTTGCATATTTGGACGATAACATCAGGACTGGACTCGCTGAGCTGTCATTTGCTAGTGGAGGATGACCGTGACAGCCAGACTATTTTGCAGCAGGCGCTTGGGAGAATCGAGCAGCAGTTTGGCATTTCGCATACGACGATTCAGATCGAAAAGTCGCAGATTCAGCATTCTGAGATGAAGGTTTAG
- a CDS encoding C40 family peptidase produces MSFTQNTLMGKTRLGKTLLGVTLSLSIALTGSLAAPAAKVEAASASSTASSVIATGQRFLGVDYKFGATAGSTSSFDCSSFTQYVFKKNGITLPRSSVSQSKVGKYVSRSSLQAGDLIFSDTNRDGVINHVSIYMGNGKLLHTYRKGIGVTISTFSGSTWDKTYVTARRVI; encoded by the coding sequence ATGAGCTTTACACAGAACACCCTTATGGGCAAAACACGGCTGGGAAAAACCCTACTGGGTGTGACTCTCAGCCTATCTATTGCATTGACTGGCAGTCTAGCAGCCCCAGCAGCAAAGGTAGAAGCCGCATCAGCTTCATCCACCGCCAGCAGCGTTATTGCAACGGGACAGCGATTTCTGGGCGTTGATTATAAATTTGGGGCAACGGCGGGCAGCACGAGCTCGTTTGACTGCTCTTCCTTTACGCAATATGTATTTAAGAAAAACGGCATTACACTGCCGCGCTCGTCGGTGAGTCAATCCAAGGTCGGCAAATATGTATCCAGAAGCAGCCTTCAGGCTGGCGATCTGATTTTCTCCGATACGAATAGGGACGGCGTCATTAACCATGTCTCCATCTACATGGGCAATGGCAAGCTGCTGCATACGTATCGGAAGGGAATTGGCGTAACGATTTCTACTTTTTCCGGAAGCACATGGGATAAAACATATGTAACCGCTCGTCGAGTCATATAG
- a CDS encoding GNAT family protein, producing the protein MSIWEGEKVRLRAILPEDWMKFHENDQDSEGARSSDAIYFPRSEAGTKSWAEQQASKGANGDNIMLAIETLDGEIVGSINSHSCDARNGTFKYGVAVFRKYWRNGYASDAVKILLRYYFNELRYVKVTAHIYAFNESSIRLQEYLGFKQEGKMRNMIFTNGQHYDEYVYGLLKSEFDE; encoded by the coding sequence TTGAGCATTTGGGAAGGTGAAAAAGTCAGATTAAGAGCCATTTTACCTGAAGATTGGATGAAGTTTCATGAGAATGATCAGGATTCAGAGGGAGCCAGATCATCAGATGCTATTTATTTTCCAAGATCGGAAGCTGGAACTAAGTCGTGGGCTGAACAGCAAGCCTCAAAGGGGGCAAATGGAGACAATATTATGCTTGCTATTGAAACTCTTGATGGAGAAATAGTAGGAAGCATTAATTCTCATAGTTGTGATGCCCGCAACGGAACTTTTAAATATGGCGTAGCTGTTTTTCGTAAATACTGGCGTAATGGATACGCATCGGACGCAGTGAAAATTTTACTCCGTTATTATTTTAATGAATTGCGTTATGTGAAGGTAACCGCACATATATATGCTTTCAATGAAAGCTCCATTAGATTACAGGAGTATCTTGGCTTTAAACAAGAAGGTAAAATGAGGAATATGATCTTTACGAATGGACAACACTATGATGAATATGTTTATGGGCTGTTGAAAAGTGAGTTTGATGAGTGA
- a CDS encoding MFS transporter: MDFSWKRNLYVLWIGVFFTSTAFTTSIPFIPLFLSTELGIDQHLEAWSGISFGITFLASALIAPYWGSLADKYGRRPMLIRSGFSLAVLYMLTYFIYDPYLFVVLRIFQGLLAGFVPAAIALVATNTPEQKTGYALGIMATAGATGGIIGPVIGGVVSHYIGNREAFLFSGGIVLIAALIAVFFVREKNFNRSGARSSIKEDLKLALSNRSFSTLLILAALATFSVMLLEPLLTVYVMQLGVSGSEAALQSGIVFSAVGIATLIAAPQWGKIGSRIGFSKVLFIGLLGGGIGNCLQFFVNNYVEFGALRFVYGLFFASVYPAINALIVKVTDSSFRGRAFSLNQSGTMFATMLAPVIGGVLGGIIPIRWVFIINGLMLIAAALFLKTHALGGSARTAAADTGKQPARP; this comes from the coding sequence ATGGATTTTTCTTGGAAAAGAAACTTATATGTATTGTGGATTGGCGTGTTTTTTACGAGTACGGCTTTCACCACCTCCATTCCATTTATTCCGCTGTTTCTCTCAACCGAGCTCGGTATTGACCAGCATCTGGAGGCTTGGTCCGGCATTTCTTTCGGCATCACCTTTCTAGCAAGCGCGCTTATTGCCCCTTATTGGGGCTCGCTCGCCGATAAATATGGCCGCAGGCCCATGCTCATTCGCTCAGGGTTCAGCCTAGCCGTCCTTTACATGTTGACCTACTTTATTTATGACCCGTATTTGTTCGTTGTGCTTCGTATTTTCCAAGGCCTGCTTGCCGGCTTTGTACCGGCGGCGATTGCCCTGGTCGCCACCAACACGCCGGAGCAGAAAACCGGCTATGCCCTTGGCATTATGGCGACAGCAGGTGCGACAGGCGGCATTATCGGCCCCGTTATTGGCGGGGTCGTCAGTCATTACATCGGCAATCGCGAAGCCTTCCTATTCTCGGGCGGCATCGTGCTTATAGCCGCGCTTATTGCCGTCTTCTTTGTGCGCGAGAAGAATTTTAACCGCTCGGGCGCCCGCTCCTCCATTAAAGAGGACTTGAAGCTTGCGCTGTCCAACCGTTCCTTCTCCACGCTGCTGATTTTGGCCGCTCTGGCGACATTTTCGGTTATGCTTCTCGAGCCGCTGCTCACCGTCTACGTCATGCAGCTTGGCGTCAGCGGCAGTGAAGCCGCCCTTCAGTCTGGCATTGTCTTCTCGGCGGTAGGGATTGCCACGCTCATTGCCGCACCCCAGTGGGGAAAAATCGGTTCAAGGATCGGTTTTTCCAAGGTGTTGTTTATTGGACTTCTCGGGGGCGGAATCGGCAATTGCTTGCAATTTTTCGTCAATAATTATGTAGAGTTTGGTGCACTGCGATTCGTCTATGGGCTATTTTTCGCCAGCGTCTACCCTGCTATTAATGCCTTGATCGTCAAGGTAACGGACAGCAGCTTCAGAGGACGAGCCTTCAGCCTTAACCAGTCAGGCACCATGTTCGCAACGATGCTCGCTCCCGTCATTGGCGGTGTGCTAGGAGGCATCATCCCGATTCGTTGGGTGTTCATCATCAATGGGCTTATGCTGATCGCAGCCGCCCTGTTTCTGAAAACCCACGCGCTTGGCGGCTCCGCAAGGACTGCCGCAGCAGACACAGGCAAGCAGCCTGCTCGTCCATAA